A portion of the Homo sapiens chromosome 16, GRCh38.p14 Primary Assembly genome contains these proteins:
- the PAQR4 gene encoding progestin and adipoQ receptor family member 4 isoform 3 (isoform 3 is encoded by transcript variant 3), with protein sequence MAFLAGPRLLDWASSPPHLQFNKFVLTGYRPASSGSGCLRSLFYLHNELGNIYTHGALPIIHCTLACRPWLRPAALVGYTVLSGVAGWRALTAPSTSARLRAFGWQAAARLLVFGARGVGLGSGAPGSLPCYLRMDALALLGGLVNVARLPERWGPGRFDYWGNSHQIMHLLSVGSILQLHAGVVPDLLWAAHHACPRD encoded by the exons ATGGCGTTCCTGGCCGGGCCGCGCCTGCTGGACTGGGCCAGCTCGCCGCCGCACCTGCAGTTCAATAAGTTCGTGCTGACCGGGTACCGGCCCGCCAGCAGCGGCTCGGGCTGCCTGCGCAGCCTCTTCTACCTGCACAACGAACTGGGCAACATCTACACGCACG GGGCCCTGCCCATCATCCACTGCACCCTGGCCTGCAGGCCCTGGCTGCGCCCGGCTGCCCTGGTGGGCTACACTGTGTTGTCGGGTGTGGCCGGCTGGCGTGCTCTCACCGCCCCCTCCACCAGTGCTCGGCTCCGGGCATTTGGATGGCAGGCTGCTGCCCGCCTACTGGTATTTGGGGCCCGGGGAGTGGGTCTGGGTTCAGGGGCTCCAGGCTCCCTGCCCTGCTACCTGCGCATGGACGCACTGGCGCTGCTTGGGGGACTGGTAAATGTAGCCCGTCTGCCCGAGCGCTGGGGACCTGGCCGCTTTGACTACTGGGGCAACTCCCACCAGATCATGCACCTGCTGAGCGTGGGCTCCATCCTGCAGCTGCACGCCGGCGTCGTGCCCGACCTGCTCTGGGCTGCCCACCACGCCTGTCCCCGGGACTGA
- the KREMEN2 gene encoding kremen protein 2 isoform d precursor (isoform d precursor is encoded by transcript variant 4) codes for MGTQALQGFLFLLFLPLLQPRGASAGSLHSPGLSECFQVNGADYRGHQNRTGPRGAGRPCLFWDQTQQHSYSSASDPHGRWGLGAHNFCRNPDGDVQPWCYVAETEEGIYWRYCDIPSCHMPGYLGCFVDSGAPPALSGPSGTSTKLTVQVCLRFCRMKGYQLAGVEAGYACFCGSESDLARGRLAPATDCDQICFGHPGQLCGGDGRLGVYEVSVGSCQGNWTAPQGVIYSPDFPDEYGPDRNCSWALGPPGAALELTFRLFELADPRDRLELRDAASGSLLRAFDGARPPPSGPLRLGTAALLLTFRSDARGHAQGFALTYRGLQDAAEDPEAPEGSAQTPAAPLDGANVSCSPRPGAPPAAIGARVFSTVTAVSVLLLLLLGLLRPLRRRSCLLAPGKGPPALGASRGPRRSWAVWYQQPRGVALPCSPGDPQAEGSAAGYRPLSASSQSSLRSLISAL; via the exons ATGGGGACACAAGCCCTGCAgggcttcctctttctcctcttcctcccgcTGCTGCAGCCGCGTGGGGCCTCGGCTGGGAGCCTGCACAGTCCAG GCCTGTCCGAATGCTTCCAGGTGAATGGGGCTGACTACCGCGGCCACCAGAACCGCACTGGCCCGCGCGGGGCGGGCCGCCCGTGCCTCTTCTGGGACCAGACGCAGCAACACAGCTACAGCAGCGCCAGCGACCCCCACGGCCGCTGGGGGCTGGGCGCGCACAACTTCTGCCG TAACCCAGACGGTGACGTGCAGCCGTGGTGCTACGTGGCTGAGACAGAGGAGGGCATCTACTGGCGCTACTGCGACATCCCCTCCTGTCACA TGCCAGGCTACCTGGGATGCTTTGTGGACTCAGGGGCACCCCCAGCCCTCAGCGGCCCCAGCGGCACCTCCACGAAGCTCACGGTCCAGGTGTGCCTACGCTTCTGCCGCATGAAGGGGTACCAG CTGGCGGGCGTGGAGGCCGGTTACGCCTGCTTCTGTGGCTCTGAAAGCGACCTGGCCCGGGGACGCCTGGCCCCCGCCACCGACTGTGACCAGATCTGTTTCGGCCACCCTGGACAGCTGTGTGGCGGCGATGGGCGGCTGGGCGTCTATGAAG TGTCGGTGGGCTCCTGCCAGGGGAACTGGACAGCGCCTCAGGGCGTCATCTACTCCCCGGACTTCCCGGACGAGTACGGGCCGGACCGGAACTgcagctgggccctgggcccGCCAGGCGCCGCGCTGGAGCTCACCTTCCGCCTCTTCGAGCTGGCCGACCCGCGCGACCGGCTGGAGCTGCGCGACGCGGCTTCGGGCAGCCTGCTCCGCGCCTTCGATGGCGCCCGCCCACCGCCGTCCGGGCCGCTGCGCCTGGGCACTGCCGCGCTGCTGCTCACCTTCCGAAGCGACGCGCGCGGCCACGCGCAAGGCTTCGCGCTCACCTACCGCG GGCTGCAGGACGCCGCTGAGGACCCAGAGGCCCCCGAGGGCTCGGCCCAGACCCCCGCGGCGCCCCTCGACGGGGCCAACGTGAGCTGCAGCCCCAGGCCTGGGGCTCCGCCGGCCGCGATTGGGG CCCGGGTCTTCTCGACGGTGACGGCTGTCtcggtgctgctgctgctgctcctggggCTGCTGCGTCCGCTGCGCCGACG GAGCTGTCTGCTGGCTCCGGGAAAAGGGCCCCCGGCGCTGGGGGCTTCCAGGGGCCCCAGGAGAAGCTGGGCTGTGTGGTACCAACAGCCCCGAGGGGTGGCCTTGCCCTGCTCCCCCGGGGACCCCCAGGCTGAGGGTTCTGCCGCGGGCTACCGGCCTCTGAGTGCCTCCAGCCAGAGCTCCCTGCGCTCGCTCATCTCCGCTCTCTGA
- the PAQR4 gene encoding progestin and adipoQ receptor family member 4 isoform 5 (isoform 5 is encoded by transcript variant 5): MAFLAGPRLLDWASSPPHLQFNKFVLTGYRPASSGSGCLRSLFYLHNELGNIYTHGLALLGFLVLVPMTMPWGQLGKDGWLGGTHCVACLAPPAGSVLYHLFMCHQGGSAVYARLLALDMCGVCLVNTLGALPIIHCTLACRPWLRPAALVGYTVLSGVAGWRALTAPSTSARLRAFGWQAAARLLLHAGVVPDLLWAAHHACPRD; the protein is encoded by the exons ATGGCGTTCCTGGCCGGGCCGCGCCTGCTGGACTGGGCCAGCTCGCCGCCGCACCTGCAGTTCAATAAGTTCGTGCTGACCGGGTACCGGCCCGCCAGCAGCGGCTCGGGCTGCCTGCGCAGCCTCTTCTACCTGCACAACGAACTGGGCAACATCTACACGCACG GGCTGGCCCTGCTGGGCTTCCTGGTGCTGGTGCCAATGACCATGCCCTGGGGTCAGCTGGGCAAGGATGGCTGGCTGGGAGGCACACATTGCGTGGCCTGCCTTGCACCCCCTGCAGGCTCCGTGCTCTATCACCTCTTTATGTGCCACCAAGGGGGCAGCGCTGTGTACGCCCGGCTCCTCGCCCTGGACATGTGTGGGGTCTGCCTTGTCAACACCCTTG GGGCCCTGCCCATCATCCACTGCACCCTGGCCTGCAGGCCCTGGCTGCGCCCGGCTGCCCTGGTGGGCTACACTGTGTTGTCGGGTGTGGCCGGCTGGCGTGCTCTCACCGCCCCCTCCACCAGTGCTCGGCTCCGGGCATTTGGATGGCAGGCTGCTGCCCGCCTACTG CTGCACGCCGGCGTCGTGCCCGACCTGCTCTGGGCTGCCCACCACGCCTGTCCCCGGGACTGA
- the KREMEN2 gene encoding kremen protein 2 isoform b precursor (isoform b precursor is encoded by transcript variant 2): MGTQALQGFLFLLFLPLLQPRGASAGSLHSPGLSECFQVNGADYRGHQNRTGPRGAGRPCLFWDQTQQHSYSSASDPHGRWGLGAHNFCRNPDGDVQPWCYVAETEEGIYWRYCDIPSCHMPGYLGCFVDSGAPPALSGPSGTSTKLTVQVCLRFCRMKGYQLAGVEAGYACFCGSESDLARGRLAPATDCDQICFGHPGQLCGGDGRLGVYEVSVGSCQGNWTAPQGVIYSPDFPDEYGPDRNCSWALGPPGAALELTFRLFELADPRDRLELRDAASGSLLRAFDGARPPPSGPLRLGTAALLLTFRSDARGHAQGFALTYRGLQDAAEDPEAPEGSAQTPAAPLDGANVSCSPRPGAPPAAIGGAVCWLREKGPRRWGLPGAPGEAGLCGTNSPEGWPCPAPPGTPRLRVLPRATGL; the protein is encoded by the exons ATGGGGACACAAGCCCTGCAgggcttcctctttctcctcttcctcccgcTGCTGCAGCCGCGTGGGGCCTCGGCTGGGAGCCTGCACAGTCCAG GCCTGTCCGAATGCTTCCAGGTGAATGGGGCTGACTACCGCGGCCACCAGAACCGCACTGGCCCGCGCGGGGCGGGCCGCCCGTGCCTCTTCTGGGACCAGACGCAGCAACACAGCTACAGCAGCGCCAGCGACCCCCACGGCCGCTGGGGGCTGGGCGCGCACAACTTCTGCCG TAACCCAGACGGTGACGTGCAGCCGTGGTGCTACGTGGCTGAGACAGAGGAGGGCATCTACTGGCGCTACTGCGACATCCCCTCCTGTCACA TGCCAGGCTACCTGGGATGCTTTGTGGACTCAGGGGCACCCCCAGCCCTCAGCGGCCCCAGCGGCACCTCCACGAAGCTCACGGTCCAGGTGTGCCTACGCTTCTGCCGCATGAAGGGGTACCAG CTGGCGGGCGTGGAGGCCGGTTACGCCTGCTTCTGTGGCTCTGAAAGCGACCTGGCCCGGGGACGCCTGGCCCCCGCCACCGACTGTGACCAGATCTGTTTCGGCCACCCTGGACAGCTGTGTGGCGGCGATGGGCGGCTGGGCGTCTATGAAG TGTCGGTGGGCTCCTGCCAGGGGAACTGGACAGCGCCTCAGGGCGTCATCTACTCCCCGGACTTCCCGGACGAGTACGGGCCGGACCGGAACTgcagctgggccctgggcccGCCAGGCGCCGCGCTGGAGCTCACCTTCCGCCTCTTCGAGCTGGCCGACCCGCGCGACCGGCTGGAGCTGCGCGACGCGGCTTCGGGCAGCCTGCTCCGCGCCTTCGATGGCGCCCGCCCACCGCCGTCCGGGCCGCTGCGCCTGGGCACTGCCGCGCTGCTGCTCACCTTCCGAAGCGACGCGCGCGGCCACGCGCAAGGCTTCGCGCTCACCTACCGCG GGCTGCAGGACGCCGCTGAGGACCCAGAGGCCCCCGAGGGCTCGGCCCAGACCCCCGCGGCGCCCCTCGACGGGGCCAACGTGAGCTGCAGCCCCAGGCCTGGGGCTCCGCCGGCCGCGATTGGGG GAGCTGTCTGCTGGCTCCGGGAAAAGGGCCCCCGGCGCTGGGGGCTTCCAGGGGCCCCAGGAGAAGCTGGGCTGTGTGGTACCAACAGCCCCGAGGGGTGGCCTTGCCCTGCTCCCCCGGGGACCCCCAGGCTGAGGGTTCTGCCGCGGGCTACCGGCCTCTGA
- the PAQR4 gene encoding progestin and adipoQ receptor family member 4 isoform 1 (isoform 1 is encoded by transcript variant 1), which yields MAFLAGPRLLDWASSPPHLQFNKFVLTGYRPASSGSGCLRSLFYLHNELGNIYTHGLALLGFLVLVPMTMPWGQLGKDGWLGGTHCVACLAPPAGSVLYHLFMCHQGGSAVYARLLALDMCGVCLVNTLGALPIIHCTLACRPWLRPAALVGYTVLSGVAGWRALTAPSTSARLRAFGWQAAARLLVFGARGVGLGSGAPGSLPCYLRMDALALLGGLVNVARLPERWGPGRFDYWGNSHQIMHLLSVGSILQLHAGVVPDLLWAAHHACPRD from the exons ATGGCGTTCCTGGCCGGGCCGCGCCTGCTGGACTGGGCCAGCTCGCCGCCGCACCTGCAGTTCAATAAGTTCGTGCTGACCGGGTACCGGCCCGCCAGCAGCGGCTCGGGCTGCCTGCGCAGCCTCTTCTACCTGCACAACGAACTGGGCAACATCTACACGCACG GGCTGGCCCTGCTGGGCTTCCTGGTGCTGGTGCCAATGACCATGCCCTGGGGTCAGCTGGGCAAGGATGGCTGGCTGGGAGGCACACATTGCGTGGCCTGCCTTGCACCCCCTGCAGGCTCCGTGCTCTATCACCTCTTTATGTGCCACCAAGGGGGCAGCGCTGTGTACGCCCGGCTCCTCGCCCTGGACATGTGTGGGGTCTGCCTTGTCAACACCCTTG GGGCCCTGCCCATCATCCACTGCACCCTGGCCTGCAGGCCCTGGCTGCGCCCGGCTGCCCTGGTGGGCTACACTGTGTTGTCGGGTGTGGCCGGCTGGCGTGCTCTCACCGCCCCCTCCACCAGTGCTCGGCTCCGGGCATTTGGATGGCAGGCTGCTGCCCGCCTACTGGTATTTGGGGCCCGGGGAGTGGGTCTGGGTTCAGGGGCTCCAGGCTCCCTGCCCTGCTACCTGCGCATGGACGCACTGGCGCTGCTTGGGGGACTGGTAAATGTAGCCCGTCTGCCCGAGCGCTGGGGACCTGGCCGCTTTGACTACTGGGGCAACTCCCACCAGATCATGCACCTGCTGAGCGTGGGCTCCATCCTGCAGCTGCACGCCGGCGTCGTGCCCGACCTGCTCTGGGCTGCCCACCACGCCTGTCCCCGGGACTGA
- the PAQR4 gene encoding progestin and adipoQ receptor family member 4 isoform X1: MAFLAGPRLLDWASSPPHLQFNKFVLTGYRPASSGSGCLRSLFYLHNELGNIYTHGSVLYHLFMCHQGGSAVYARLLALDMCGVCLVNTLGALPIIHCTLACRPWLRPAALVGYTVLSGVAGWRALTAPSTSARLRAFGWQAAARLLLHAGVVPDLLWAAHHACPRD, encoded by the exons ATGGCGTTCCTGGCCGGGCCGCGCCTGCTGGACTGGGCCAGCTCGCCGCCGCACCTGCAGTTCAATAAGTTCGTGCTGACCGGGTACCGGCCCGCCAGCAGCGGCTCGGGCTGCCTGCGCAGCCTCTTCTACCTGCACAACGAACTGGGCAACATCTACACGCACG GCTCCGTGCTCTATCACCTCTTTATGTGCCACCAAGGGGGCAGCGCTGTGTACGCCCGGCTCCTCGCCCTGGACATGTGTGGGGTCTGCCTTGTCAACACCCTTG GGGCCCTGCCCATCATCCACTGCACCCTGGCCTGCAGGCCCTGGCTGCGCCCGGCTGCCCTGGTGGGCTACACTGTGTTGTCGGGTGTGGCCGGCTGGCGTGCTCTCACCGCCCCCTCCACCAGTGCTCGGCTCCGGGCATTTGGATGGCAGGCTGCTGCCCGCCTACTG CTGCACGCCGGCGTCGTGCCCGACCTGCTCTGGGCTGCCCACCACGCCTGTCCCCGGGACTGA
- the PAQR4 gene encoding progestin and adipoQ receptor family member 4 isoform 4 (isoform 4 is encoded by transcript variant 4) → MTMPWGQLGKDGWLGGTHCVACLAPPAGSVLYHLFMCHQGGSAVYARLLALDMCGVCLVNTLGALPIIHCTLACRPWLRPAALVGYTVLSGVAGWRALTAPSTSARLRAFGWQAAARLLVFGARGVGLGSGAPGSLPCYLRMDALALLGGLVNVARLPERWGPGRFDYWGNSHQIMHLLSVGSILQLHAGVVPDLLWAAHHACPRD, encoded by the exons ATGACCATGCCCTGGGGTCAGCTGGGCAAGGATGGCTGGCTGGGAGGCACACATTGCGTGGCCTGCCTTGCACCCCCTGCAGGCTCCGTGCTCTATCACCTCTTTATGTGCCACCAAGGGGGCAGCGCTGTGTACGCCCGGCTCCTCGCCCTGGACATGTGTGGGGTCTGCCTTGTCAACACCCTTG GGGCCCTGCCCATCATCCACTGCACCCTGGCCTGCAGGCCCTGGCTGCGCCCGGCTGCCCTGGTGGGCTACACTGTGTTGTCGGGTGTGGCCGGCTGGCGTGCTCTCACCGCCCCCTCCACCAGTGCTCGGCTCCGGGCATTTGGATGGCAGGCTGCTGCCCGCCTACTGGTATTTGGGGCCCGGGGAGTGGGTCTGGGTTCAGGGGCTCCAGGCTCCCTGCCCTGCTACCTGCGCATGGACGCACTGGCGCTGCTTGGGGGACTGGTAAATGTAGCCCGTCTGCCCGAGCGCTGGGGACCTGGCCGCTTTGACTACTGGGGCAACTCCCACCAGATCATGCACCTGCTGAGCGTGGGCTCCATCCTGCAGCTGCACGCCGGCGTCGTGCCCGACCTGCTCTGGGCTGCCCACCACGCCTGTCCCCGGGACTGA
- the KREMEN2 gene encoding kremen protein 2 isoform e precursor (isoform e precursor is encoded by transcript variant 5), which yields MGTQALQGFLFLLFLPLLQPRGASAGSLHSPGLSECFQVNGADYRGHQNRTGPRGAGRPCLFWDQTQQHSYSSASDPHGRWGLGAHNFCRNPDGDVQPWCYVAETEEGIYWRYCDIPSCHMPGYLGCFVDSGAPPALSGPSGTSTKLTVQVCLRFCRMKGYQLCGGDGRLGVYEVSVGSCQGNWTAPQGVIYSPDFPDEYGPDRNCSWALGPPGAALELTFRLFELADPRDRLELRDAASGSLLRAFDGARPPPSGPLRLGTAALLLTFRSDARGHAQGFALTYRGLQDAAEDPEAPEGSAQTPAAPLDGANVSCSPRPGAPPAAIGGAVCWLREKGPRRWGLPGAPGEAGLCGTNSPEGWPCPAPPGTPRLRVLPRATGL from the exons ATGGGGACACAAGCCCTGCAgggcttcctctttctcctcttcctcccgcTGCTGCAGCCGCGTGGGGCCTCGGCTGGGAGCCTGCACAGTCCAG GCCTGTCCGAATGCTTCCAGGTGAATGGGGCTGACTACCGCGGCCACCAGAACCGCACTGGCCCGCGCGGGGCGGGCCGCCCGTGCCTCTTCTGGGACCAGACGCAGCAACACAGCTACAGCAGCGCCAGCGACCCCCACGGCCGCTGGGGGCTGGGCGCGCACAACTTCTGCCG TAACCCAGACGGTGACGTGCAGCCGTGGTGCTACGTGGCTGAGACAGAGGAGGGCATCTACTGGCGCTACTGCGACATCCCCTCCTGTCACA TGCCAGGCTACCTGGGATGCTTTGTGGACTCAGGGGCACCCCCAGCCCTCAGCGGCCCCAGCGGCACCTCCACGAAGCTCACGGTCCAGGTGTGCCTACGCTTCTGCCGCATGAAGGGGTACCAG CTGTGTGGCGGCGATGGGCGGCTGGGCGTCTATGAAG TGTCGGTGGGCTCCTGCCAGGGGAACTGGACAGCGCCTCAGGGCGTCATCTACTCCCCGGACTTCCCGGACGAGTACGGGCCGGACCGGAACTgcagctgggccctgggcccGCCAGGCGCCGCGCTGGAGCTCACCTTCCGCCTCTTCGAGCTGGCCGACCCGCGCGACCGGCTGGAGCTGCGCGACGCGGCTTCGGGCAGCCTGCTCCGCGCCTTCGATGGCGCCCGCCCACCGCCGTCCGGGCCGCTGCGCCTGGGCACTGCCGCGCTGCTGCTCACCTTCCGAAGCGACGCGCGCGGCCACGCGCAAGGCTTCGCGCTCACCTACCGCG GGCTGCAGGACGCCGCTGAGGACCCAGAGGCCCCCGAGGGCTCGGCCCAGACCCCCGCGGCGCCCCTCGACGGGGCCAACGTGAGCTGCAGCCCCAGGCCTGGGGCTCCGCCGGCCGCGATTGGGG GAGCTGTCTGCTGGCTCCGGGAAAAGGGCCCCCGGCGCTGGGGGCTTCCAGGGGCCCCAGGAGAAGCTGGGCTGTGTGGTACCAACAGCCCCGAGGGGTGGCCTTGCCCTGCTCCCCCGGGGACCCCCAGGCTGAGGGTTCTGCCGCGGGCTACCGGCCTCTGA
- the KREMEN2 gene encoding kremen protein 2 isoform f precursor (isoform f precursor is encoded by transcript variant 6), protein MGTQALQGFLFLLFLPLLQPRGASAGSLHSPGLSECFQVNGADYRGHQNRTGPRGAGRPCLFWDQTQQHSYSSASDPHGRWGLGAHNFCRNPDGDVQPWCYVAETEEGIYWRYCDIPSCHMPGYLGCFVDSGAPPALSGPSGTSTKLTVQVCLRFCRMKGYQLCGGDGRLGVYEVSVGSCQGNWTAPQGVIYSPDFPDEYGPDRNCSWALGPPGAALELTFRLFELADPRDRLELRDAASGSLLRAFDGARPPPSGPLRLGTAALLLTFRSDARGHAQGFALTYRGLQDAAEDPEAPEGSAQTPAAPLDGANVSCSPRPGAPPAAIGARVFSTVTAVSVLLLLLLGLLRPLRRRSCLLAPGKGPPALGASRGPRRSWAVWYQQPRGVALPCSPGDPQAEGSAAGYRPLSASSQSSLRSLISAL, encoded by the exons ATGGGGACACAAGCCCTGCAgggcttcctctttctcctcttcctcccgcTGCTGCAGCCGCGTGGGGCCTCGGCTGGGAGCCTGCACAGTCCAG GCCTGTCCGAATGCTTCCAGGTGAATGGGGCTGACTACCGCGGCCACCAGAACCGCACTGGCCCGCGCGGGGCGGGCCGCCCGTGCCTCTTCTGGGACCAGACGCAGCAACACAGCTACAGCAGCGCCAGCGACCCCCACGGCCGCTGGGGGCTGGGCGCGCACAACTTCTGCCG TAACCCAGACGGTGACGTGCAGCCGTGGTGCTACGTGGCTGAGACAGAGGAGGGCATCTACTGGCGCTACTGCGACATCCCCTCCTGTCACA TGCCAGGCTACCTGGGATGCTTTGTGGACTCAGGGGCACCCCCAGCCCTCAGCGGCCCCAGCGGCACCTCCACGAAGCTCACGGTCCAGGTGTGCCTACGCTTCTGCCGCATGAAGGGGTACCAG CTGTGTGGCGGCGATGGGCGGCTGGGCGTCTATGAAG TGTCGGTGGGCTCCTGCCAGGGGAACTGGACAGCGCCTCAGGGCGTCATCTACTCCCCGGACTTCCCGGACGAGTACGGGCCGGACCGGAACTgcagctgggccctgggcccGCCAGGCGCCGCGCTGGAGCTCACCTTCCGCCTCTTCGAGCTGGCCGACCCGCGCGACCGGCTGGAGCTGCGCGACGCGGCTTCGGGCAGCCTGCTCCGCGCCTTCGATGGCGCCCGCCCACCGCCGTCCGGGCCGCTGCGCCTGGGCACTGCCGCGCTGCTGCTCACCTTCCGAAGCGACGCGCGCGGCCACGCGCAAGGCTTCGCGCTCACCTACCGCG GGCTGCAGGACGCCGCTGAGGACCCAGAGGCCCCCGAGGGCTCGGCCCAGACCCCCGCGGCGCCCCTCGACGGGGCCAACGTGAGCTGCAGCCCCAGGCCTGGGGCTCCGCCGGCCGCGATTGGGG CCCGGGTCTTCTCGACGGTGACGGCTGTCtcggtgctgctgctgctgctcctggggCTGCTGCGTCCGCTGCGCCGACG GAGCTGTCTGCTGGCTCCGGGAAAAGGGCCCCCGGCGCTGGGGGCTTCCAGGGGCCCCAGGAGAAGCTGGGCTGTGTGGTACCAACAGCCCCGAGGGGTGGCCTTGCCCTGCTCCCCCGGGGACCCCCAGGCTGAGGGTTCTGCCGCGGGCTACCGGCCTCTGAGTGCCTCCAGCCAGAGCTCCCTGCGCTCGCTCATCTCCGCTCTCTGA
- the PAQR4 gene encoding progestin and adipoQ receptor family member 4 isoform 2 (isoform 2 is encoded by transcript variant 2) yields MAFLAGPRLLDWASSPPHLQFNKFVLTGYRPASSGSGCLRSLFYLHNELGNIYTHGSVLYHLFMCHQGGSAVYARLLALDMCGVCLVNTLGALPIIHCTLACRPWLRPAALVGYTVLSGVAGWRALTAPSTSARLRAFGWQAAARLLVFGARGVGLGSGAPGSLPCYLRMDALALLGGLVNVARLPERWGPGRFDYWGNSHQIMHLLSVGSILQLHAGVVPDLLWAAHHACPRD; encoded by the exons ATGGCGTTCCTGGCCGGGCCGCGCCTGCTGGACTGGGCCAGCTCGCCGCCGCACCTGCAGTTCAATAAGTTCGTGCTGACCGGGTACCGGCCCGCCAGCAGCGGCTCGGGCTGCCTGCGCAGCCTCTTCTACCTGCACAACGAACTGGGCAACATCTACACGCACG GCTCCGTGCTCTATCACCTCTTTATGTGCCACCAAGGGGGCAGCGCTGTGTACGCCCGGCTCCTCGCCCTGGACATGTGTGGGGTCTGCCTTGTCAACACCCTTG GGGCCCTGCCCATCATCCACTGCACCCTGGCCTGCAGGCCCTGGCTGCGCCCGGCTGCCCTGGTGGGCTACACTGTGTTGTCGGGTGTGGCCGGCTGGCGTGCTCTCACCGCCCCCTCCACCAGTGCTCGGCTCCGGGCATTTGGATGGCAGGCTGCTGCCCGCCTACTGGTATTTGGGGCCCGGGGAGTGGGTCTGGGTTCAGGGGCTCCAGGCTCCCTGCCCTGCTACCTGCGCATGGACGCACTGGCGCTGCTTGGGGGACTGGTAAATGTAGCCCGTCTGCCCGAGCGCTGGGGACCTGGCCGCTTTGACTACTGGGGCAACTCCCACCAGATCATGCACCTGCTGAGCGTGGGCTCCATCCTGCAGCTGCACGCCGGCGTCGTGCCCGACCTGCTCTGGGCTGCCCACCACGCCTGTCCCCGGGACTGA